The Argentina anserina chromosome 3, drPotAnse1.1, whole genome shotgun sequence genome includes a region encoding these proteins:
- the LOC126787939 gene encoding cyclic nucleotide-gated ion channel 1-like: MIRKARSAVKDFVRPVRRAVIRLALVAVGKWERAFVISCIAVALDPLFLYILVVDEKNKCLAMDKTLTTTVLVFRSLTDFLLLTHLIVFIFGTVDTDFAPREAAISKPGYDQDFDSDMENDSHYNWFYVISLIKCLAILPIPHVAILVGFFRLKGTESQFLRKFLNISLFLQYLPRIGQMHLSRNKFSMAGKWAKFTKPAFNFFLYIVAGHTLGAIWYFIAIDRETSCWHQTCRKTPGCEAIAYKCGDSITNNVTLLNQLCPVNPPNSTLFHFGMFAEILESGNTGAIDFPTKLFYTLWWGIKNLSNFGTNLETSSYLWENCFAILICLVGLLLFLYLIGNAQMYMQLDTESSLRHEERKHNQISDNKKKIMQWMKNANFPNEERKKFKMALIEHKVMDKKLVDVDVSCFGKDPFPTLSNYSTLIMQDCMLDSLGITQLKKLPQLKDMKLDDSQLRRLCRLMRPEVYQPNGLVLGKPQVVDQLFFVIDGEMVINGEEKTFVRKAGYYGYNIPDWAVRNARRSYYEHNQFGTSHVRASTAQKLEVLTLRAWDLLEFLESEDIKPNVASGTTIQTHQQDQPLPAADVLRWRCPDTGWLKLNCTAFWDPNNKHGWLATQGYVLRSDTGTFIMAGSIGPNRFLDRFHAGAQCIYKALNAIMQNLPPRLRATPIFVESDDKLLIDWIMKLMKGPLDIRYQLRLIVHSIIRDCVDMFPPPNEIRYSHCQPQSNSVAFDLARLAFRAHNGAHNIWNALTDLPVEIVNALNKDMQQIGTNGESTSAHAAEYQATTDDTADDSDHVGAADDIFSRTILESGLV; the protein is encoded by the exons ATGATTCGGAAAGCACGTTCCGCAGTCAAAGACTTTGTTCGGCCAGTACGTCGCGCAGTCATACGTCTGGCTTTAGTAGCTGTAGGGAAGTGGGAACGGGCATTTGTGATATCCTGCATTGCAGTTGCACTGGATCCTTTGTTTCTTTACATTCTGGTAGTCGATGAGAAGAACAAGTGTCTTGCCATGGACAAGACGTTGACAACTACAGTTCTTGTCTTTCGATCACTCACGGATTTCCTTTTGCTTACCCATCTCATTGTTTTCATCTTTGGTACGGTAGACACAGATTTCGCTCCTCGAGAAGCTGCCATAAGCAAACCTGGCTACGACCAGGACTTCGACTCCGACATGGAAAATGACTCCCACTACAACTGGTTCTATGTCATTTCTCTCATTAAGTGTCTCGCTATTCTTCCCATTCCACAC GTGGCAATTCTGGTGGGCTTTTTCAGACTGAAGGGCACTGAATCCCAATTTCTAAGAAAATTCTTGAacatttctctttttctccaaTACTTGCCGAGAATTGGTCAAATGCACCTATCTAGGAATAAATTCAGCATGGCCGGAAAATGGGCTAAATTCACTAAACCAGCATTCAATTTCTTTCTGTACATCGTCGCTGGTCAT ACACTAGGCGCCATATGGTACTTTATCGCTATTGATCGGGAAACATCATGTTGGCATCAGACATGCAGAAAGACTCCAGGATGTGAAGCTATTGCTTATAAGTGCGGTGACAGTATTACAAACAATGTGACACTCTTGAATCAGTTATGCCCCGTTAATCCCCCTAATTCCACTCTATTTCATTTTGGAATGTTCGCCGAGATCCTCGAATCCGGTAACACAGGAGCAATAGATTTTCCAACAAAGCTCTTCTATACTTTATGGTGGGGCATAAAAAATCTAAG TAATTTTGGCACAAATCTCGAGACAAGCAGCTACCTATGGGAAAATTGTTTTGCAATTCTGATCTGTCTTGTTGGTTTGCTactatttctttatttaattgGAAATGCGCAG ATGTATATGCAGTTGGATACTGAGTCCTCACTACGTCACGAGGAACGGAAACACAATCAGATATCGgataacaagaaaaaaatcatGCAATGGATGAAAAATGCAAACTTCCCTAATGAGGAGAGGAAAAAGTTCAAGATGGCCCTAATAGAGCATAAAGTTATGGACAAGAAGCTAGTTGATGTGGATGTGAGTTGTTTCGGAAAAGATCCTTTCCCTACGCTTTCCAACTATTCCACGCTTATAATGCAAGATTGTATGTTGGATTCTCTCGGAATAACTCAACTAAAAAAG TTACCCCAACTTAAAGATATGAAGCTGGACGATTCCCAGTTGAGACGCTTGTGCCGCTTAATGAGgccagaggtgtaccagcccAATGGCCTCGTTCTTGGAAAGCCTCAGGTTGTTGATCAGCTTTTCTTCGTCATAGACGGCGAAATGGTGATCAACGGGGAAGAAAAAACGTTTGTGAGGAAAGCGGGATACTACGGGTATAACATTCCAGACTGGGCGGTTCGTAATGCAAGGAGGTCTTATTATGAGCATAATCAGTTTGGTACTTCACATGTTAGAGCCAGTACTGCACAAAAACTAGAAGTACTTACTCTCCGGGCGTGGGACCTTCTAGAGTTTCTGGAAAGCGAGGACATTAAGCCTAACGTTGCATCCGGCACAACTATTCAGACACATCAACAG GACCAACCTCTTCCTGCTGCTGATGTATTAAGATGGCGATGTCCTGACACTGGCTGGTTGAAACTCAATTGTACCGCATTCTGGGATCCTAATAATAAGCATGGATGGCTTGCAACTCAGGGCTATGTTTTGAGAAGTGATACAGGTACTTTCATAATGGCTGGTAGTATAGGACCTAATAGGTTCCTGGACAGGTTTCATGCTGGAGCTCAGTGTATATATAAGGCACTCAACGCAATAATGCAAAATCTTCCTCCACGTTTGCGTGCTACTCCAATATTTGTGGAGTCCGACGACAAGCTCCTCATTGATTGGATCATGAAGCTGATGAAAGGGCCTTTGGATATAAGATACCAACTCCGTTTGATCGTTCACTCCATCATCCGTGATTGTGTTGATATGTTCCCACCTCCTAACGAAATCCGTTACAGTCATTGTCAGCCTCAAAGTAATTCAGTGGCATTTGACCTAGCACGACTTGCCTTCCGTGCCCATAATGGTGCTCATAACATCTGGAATGCGCTTACAGATTTACCTGTTGAAATAGTTAATGCCCTGAACAAGGATATGCAGCAAATAGGTACAAACGGTGAGTCGACTTCAGCTCATGCTGCTGAATATCAGGCAACTACTGATGATACTGCTGATGACTCTGATCATGTTGGCGCTGCTGATGATATCTTTAGTAGAACGATCCTTGAGTCTGGGCTggtataa